From Planctomycetota bacterium, the proteins below share one genomic window:
- a CDS encoding PilT/PilU family type 4a pilus ATPase — translation MNLRDLLYSARRHNASDIHILAGFPPMFRVDGNIVPAKGDALTPEWIDESLLALLTPDQKARLERDWQLCISVVQHAVGRARLTVYRRNGRWEISIRMSELAVRAREQLGLPAIIEDLARKPHGLVILTGPTGVGKTTTLHFMLDLINAERSAKIVTIEDPIEYVHPFKKSIIVQQEVLVDVHDFANALRHVLRQDPDVIAIGEMRDAETIYTALTAAETGHLVIATLHTPGAPDVVQRLVSAFPEGRQNEIRFMLAATIQGVVAQQLLPKPGGGRVICCEILTGTGAVRHQIRENAVHQLYTEMQSGRKHGMITVDQALLDLYNAGEITYDTAITHARHPDQIRKRAVRETV, via the coding sequence ATGAACCTTCGCGATCTCCTCTACTCCGCCCGCCGTCACAACGCCAGCGACATCCACATCCTCGCCGGCTTCCCGCCGATGTTCCGCGTCGACGGCAACATCGTCCCCGCCAAGGGCGACGCCCTCACCCCGGAGTGGATCGACGAATCACTCCTCGCCCTCCTCACCCCGGACCAGAAGGCCCGCCTCGAGCGCGACTGGCAGCTCTGCATCTCCGTCGTTCAGCACGCCGTCGGTCGCGCCCGCCTCACCGTCTACCGGCGCAACGGCCGCTGGGAGATCAGCATCCGCATGAGCGAGCTCGCCGTCCGCGCCCGCGAGCAGCTCGGCCTGCCCGCCATCATCGAAGACCTCGCCCGCAAGCCGCACGGCCTGGTCATCCTCACCGGGCCCACCGGCGTCGGCAAGACCACCACCCTCCACTTCATGCTCGACCTCATCAACGCCGAGCGCTCCGCCAAGATCGTCACGATCGAAGACCCCATCGAGTACGTCCACCCCTTCAAGAAGTCCATCATCGTCCAGCAGGAAGTCCTCGTCGACGTCCACGACTTCGCCAACGCCCTCCGCCACGTCCTGCGACAAGACCCCGACGTCATCGCCATCGGCGAGATGCGCGACGCCGAGACCATCTACACCGCCCTCACCGCCGCCGAAACCGGGCACCTCGTCATCGCCACCCTCCACACTCCCGGCGCGCCCGACGTCGTCCAGCGCCTCGTCTCGGCCTTCCCCGAGGGCCGCCAGAACGAGATCCGCTTCATGCTCGCCGCCACCATCCAGGGCGTCGTCGCGCAGCAACTCCTGCCCAAGCCCGGCGGCGGACGCGTCATCTGCTGCGAGATCCTCACCGGCACCGGCGCCGTCCGCCACCAGATCCGCGAGAACGCCGTCCACCAGCTCTACACCGAGATGCAGTCCGGGCGCAAGCACGGCATGATCACCGTCGACCAGGCCCTCCTCGACCTCTACAACGCCGGCGAGATCACCTACGACACCGCCATCACGCACGCCCGCCACCCCGACCAGATCCGCAAGCGCGCCGTGCGAGAGACCGTCTGA
- a CDS encoding ATP-binding cassette domain-containing protein: MPPPEPPCEVVVEDLRKDFGATRVLRGIDLRIPRGDLVAIVGASGCGKTVLLKHITAHFRPDAGRVLVADHEADPDANGAAPLRDLATLDDEGLDRLRMHWAMVFQRNALLSGSVLENLALWPREIKRWSDERIRPFALRALADVGLDPADVLDKSREELSGGMAKRVAIARALIMDPVLLLYDEPTAGLDPEMSTQIHDLIAATHAAQPALARVRAGVVRTSIIVTHDTQLLQRLRPRVVMLHAGRVHVDAPFEAFAASDDAHIRPYVEQMAFIHQSNR; this comes from the coding sequence ATGCCCCCGCCCGAGCCGCCCTGCGAAGTCGTCGTCGAAGACCTCCGCAAGGACTTCGGCGCCACCCGCGTCCTCCGCGGCATCGACCTCCGCATCCCCCGGGGCGATCTGGTCGCCATCGTCGGCGCCTCCGGCTGCGGCAAGACCGTCCTCCTCAAGCACATCACCGCGCACTTCCGCCCCGACGCCGGGCGCGTCCTCGTCGCCGATCACGAGGCCGACCCCGACGCCAACGGCGCCGCGCCGCTCCGCGACCTCGCCACGCTCGACGACGAAGGCCTCGACCGCCTCCGCATGCACTGGGCCATGGTCTTCCAACGCAACGCCCTGCTCTCGGGCAGCGTGCTCGAGAACCTCGCCCTCTGGCCCCGCGAGATCAAACGCTGGAGCGACGAACGCATCCGGCCCTTCGCCCTCCGCGCCCTCGCCGACGTCGGCCTCGACCCCGCCGACGTGCTCGACAAGAGCCGCGAGGAACTTTCCGGCGGCATGGCCAAGCGCGTCGCCATCGCCCGCGCCCTCATCATGGACCCCGTCCTGCTCCTCTACGACGAGCCCACCGCCGGCCTCGACCCCGAGATGAGCACCCAGATCCACGACCTCATCGCCGCCACCCACGCCGCGCAGCCCGCCCTCGCCCGCGTGCGCGCGGGCGTCGTCCGCACGAGCATCATCGTCACGCACGACACCCAACTGCTCCAGCGTCTGCGCCCGCGCGTGGTGATGCTCCACGCCGGGCGCGTGCACGTCGACGCCCCGTTCGAGGCCTTCGCCGCCAGCGACGACGCCCACATCCGCCCCTACGTGGAGCAGATGGCGTTCATTCACCAGTCCAACCGCTGA
- a CDS encoding tetratricopeptide repeat protein, with product MNGRFSRLEFGSREEPPSEAPLHTTDKSQEGTLTRSADHFLAQATRANRRGEFESALQLYTRALREDRSRIVAWVGQVQMLVELGEYGEARLWSDKALEAFRSNGDLLAAKAQACLRVGDTRAAQICSDASVQAAGSGPFRWASRGETLLAQGQPRARDCFDKCIAEPAADWFDRIVIARIYLYHHKPAAALEFASHAVGLAPAEPYAWTVRAKCLFDLGETGKAEECCRRALELDPRLLVAQNLHKTVVGTSPAGVFNRLKGWLRR from the coding sequence ATGAACGGCCGATTCAGCCGGCTCGAGTTCGGCAGCCGTGAAGAGCCGCCCAGCGAGGCGCCGCTCCACACGACCGACAAGTCGCAGGAGGGGACGCTCACACGCTCCGCCGACCATTTCCTCGCCCAGGCAACCCGCGCCAACCGGCGGGGCGAGTTCGAGTCCGCCCTCCAGCTCTACACGCGCGCCCTGCGCGAAGACCGCTCGCGCATCGTCGCGTGGGTGGGGCAGGTGCAGATGCTCGTCGAACTCGGCGAGTACGGCGAGGCGCGCCTCTGGAGCGACAAGGCCCTCGAGGCCTTCCGCTCCAACGGCGACCTCCTCGCCGCCAAGGCCCAGGCCTGCCTGCGCGTCGGCGATACCCGCGCCGCGCAGATCTGCAGCGACGCCTCCGTGCAGGCGGCCGGCTCCGGCCCGTTCCGCTGGGCATCGCGGGGCGAGACGCTCCTCGCCCAGGGGCAGCCCCGCGCCCGCGACTGCTTCGACAAGTGCATCGCCGAGCCCGCCGCCGACTGGTTCGACCGCATCGTCATCGCGCGGATCTACCTCTACCACCACAAGCCCGCCGCCGCCCTGGAGTTCGCCTCGCACGCCGTCGGCCTTGCCCCCGCGGAGCCCTACGCCTGGACCGTCCGCGCGAAGTGCCTCTTCGATCTCGGCGAGACCGGCAAGGCCGAGGAGTGCTGCCGCCGCGCGCTCGAGCTCGATCCGCGCCTCCTCGTCGCACAGAACCTGCACAAGACCGTCGTCGGGACGTCCCCGGCCGGCGTCTTCAACCGTCTGAAAGGGTGGCTTCGTCGATGA
- a CDS encoding glycosyltransferase family 39 protein → MDHRRPWRANPWTWRAAGVLAAGVILWVLAAPACIRRDISLRIDEFPGNRRCALEWRSDDGAPYNGVWLEGVSHLDTSATFSLRVPPQTQASGEPVEIWLLAMHVPNSSAPPVPLPRADQAIASDNARWLDAADGPGLIYLGASGGSVLTHVPAGGLEVHLLASAKGGRVEIEYEGARQTVDLRSSSTQRRVVTVASPDASSGTVDVRQRLPAYTIESIRVRGPSPLSHQSIRDVRLTVRLFGAVVTSRGGSASPPDAPDAEAAPMDPGPGVVAQIGVSTEIPWWAHAVGALAACAAAAGAAGAFAVGSCVVSWLAPRPWKWHALVACLVLGVHLWAALSTRFILTGDAVDYLVGAARFARDGSFSGLSPFKAPLFSIVLAAPVAIGADPITWARVMLVLAGGLLCPALVYATLRRLTAQTPALLGALACGLNPILITLETYLLRETFGACVVAALAYLLSRSTTRPMLAALALGALAGLGALLRENFQTLLAIVPLAILLLPGWPGRPSRRILPALAALLVALACVGHWYVIHADRFDRPGMTLPKVNLNKALNAWSNGTLDLNQTRAVSPSTYDVLSSRRAAHLLSDYGAVYGVLDATEPDIPPLIRERPEPADPASLTDRELRERSAWAERTTALMVEESAARAPEAVWRARAVAMLSLTGTWIYPEHPSAPSIEWMSRPLRRLSQGHPTTVQVGTLVDHVYEQEWAALEPLVRRHEAPLPESTSPTFAPWFERLFRGNQLLRPVLALLCVAAAVGAWRRRAWPVLALASIIAINLAGAALVVVTPVDRVAAPFIPGMIVLAAWILWVWVARPGNLPGSEYPSPQGPVAQR, encoded by the coding sequence ATGGATCATCGCCGCCCCTGGCGTGCCAATCCATGGACGTGGCGTGCCGCGGGCGTGCTCGCCGCCGGCGTCATCCTCTGGGTTCTCGCCGCCCCCGCCTGCATCCGCCGGGACATCTCCCTGCGGATCGACGAGTTTCCCGGCAACCGACGCTGCGCGCTCGAGTGGCGATCCGACGACGGCGCTCCGTACAACGGCGTGTGGCTCGAAGGCGTCTCTCACCTCGACACCAGCGCCACCTTCTCGCTCCGCGTGCCGCCCCAGACCCAGGCGTCCGGCGAGCCGGTCGAGATCTGGCTGCTCGCCATGCACGTGCCCAACAGCTCCGCCCCGCCCGTCCCGCTGCCGCGCGCGGATCAGGCGATCGCCTCGGACAACGCCCGGTGGCTCGACGCCGCCGACGGGCCCGGCCTGATCTACCTCGGCGCCTCCGGCGGCAGCGTCCTGACCCACGTGCCCGCCGGGGGGCTTGAGGTCCACCTGCTGGCCTCCGCCAAGGGCGGACGTGTCGAGATCGAGTACGAGGGCGCTCGCCAGACCGTCGACCTCCGCTCCTCCTCCACGCAGCGCCGCGTCGTCACCGTCGCCTCGCCCGATGCCAGCAGCGGCACGGTCGACGTCCGCCAGCGCCTCCCCGCCTACACCATCGAGTCCATCCGCGTCCGCGGACCGTCACCTCTCTCGCACCAGAGCATCCGCGACGTGCGCCTCACCGTGCGTCTCTTCGGCGCGGTGGTCACGTCCCGCGGGGGCAGCGCGTCGCCACCCGACGCGCCCGACGCCGAAGCCGCGCCCATGGATCCCGGGCCGGGCGTCGTCGCCCAGATCGGCGTCTCAACCGAGATCCCGTGGTGGGCGCACGCTGTTGGTGCCCTGGCCGCGTGCGCCGCCGCCGCCGGCGCTGCGGGCGCGTTCGCGGTCGGCTCGTGCGTCGTCTCCTGGCTCGCGCCTCGACCCTGGAAGTGGCACGCGCTCGTCGCGTGCCTCGTGCTCGGCGTCCACCTCTGGGCCGCCCTCAGCACGCGGTTCATCCTGACCGGCGACGCCGTCGACTACCTCGTCGGCGCGGCTCGCTTCGCCCGCGACGGGTCCTTCTCCGGGCTTTCCCCCTTCAAGGCCCCGCTCTTCTCCATCGTCCTCGCGGCGCCCGTCGCCATCGGCGCCGACCCCATCACCTGGGCGCGCGTCATGCTCGTCCTCGCCGGTGGCCTCCTCTGCCCCGCCCTCGTCTACGCCACGCTCCGACGCCTCACCGCACAGACGCCCGCGCTGCTCGGCGCGCTGGCCTGCGGCCTGAACCCCATCCTCATCACTCTTGAGACCTATCTCCTCCGCGAGACCTTCGGCGCCTGCGTCGTCGCCGCACTCGCGTACCTGCTGTCCAGATCGACCACCAGGCCGATGCTCGCCGCCCTCGCCCTCGGCGCCCTCGCCGGCCTGGGCGCCCTTCTGCGAGAGAACTTCCAGACCCTCCTCGCGATCGTGCCCCTGGCGATCCTCCTTCTTCCGGGGTGGCCCGGTCGCCCCTCGCGGCGGATCCTTCCCGCCCTCGCCGCCCTCCTCGTCGCGCTCGCCTGCGTCGGGCACTGGTACGTCATCCACGCCGATCGCTTCGACCGCCCGGGCATGACCCTCCCCAAGGTCAACCTCAACAAGGCCCTCAACGCCTGGTCCAACGGCACCCTCGACCTCAACCAGACTCGCGCCGTATCGCCCTCCACCTACGACGTCCTCTCTTCACGAAGAGCCGCCCACTTGCTGTCCGACTACGGCGCCGTCTACGGCGTGCTCGACGCCACCGAGCCGGACATCCCGCCCCTCATCCGCGAACGCCCCGAGCCCGCCGACCCCGCGAGCCTCACCGACCGCGAACTGCGCGAGCGCTCCGCCTGGGCCGAACGCACGACCGCCCTGATGGTCGAAGAGTCGGCCGCGCGAGCGCCCGAGGCCGTCTGGCGCGCGCGCGCCGTCGCGATGCTCAGCCTGACCGGGACCTGGATCTACCCCGAGCACCCCAGCGCCCCGTCGATCGAGTGGATGTCGCGTCCGCTGCGGCGTCTGAGCCAGGGGCACCCCACGACGGTTCAGGTTGGCACGCTCGTCGATCACGTCTACGAGCAGGAATGGGCCGCCCTGGAACCGCTGGTGCGACGGCACGAAGCCCCCCTCCCCGAGAGCACCTCCCCGACATTCGCGCCCTGGTTCGAACGCCTTTTCCGGGGCAACCAGCTCCTCCGCCCCGTCCTCGCCCTGCTCTGCGTCGCCGCCGCCGTCGGCGCCTGGCGACGCCGCGCGTGGCCCGTGCTCGCGCTCGCCTCGATCATCGCGATCAACCTCGCCGGCGCCGCCCTCGTCGTCGTCACGCCCGTCGACCGCGTCGCCGCCCCGTTCATCCCCGGAATGATCGTCCTCGCCGCGTGGATCCTGTGGGTCTGGGTCGCCCGCCCCGGCAATCTCCCCGGATCCGAATACCCTTCCCCCCAGGGGCCCGTAGCTCAGCGGTAG
- the nusB gene encoding transcription antitermination factor NusB, which yields MTQPDPARIAGFDALLQLPGTADSAGLAIVEALSPVERDRAFNIAARRLAFQLLFEIDAGATPPDALEQRLARVEGLGPVLHERVLAMVRGSYDARAAADAEFVQLAPDWPTHRQPAVDRAILRLAHHELTLGQTPGAVVVNEAVELARHYSTEKSPSFVNALLDRVLKRLSGPAEAR from the coding sequence GTGACCCAGCCGGACCCCGCCCGCATCGCCGGCTTCGACGCCCTGCTCCAACTCCCGGGCACGGCCGACAGCGCCGGCCTCGCGATCGTCGAAGCCCTCAGCCCCGTCGAGCGAGATCGCGCGTTCAACATCGCCGCCCGCCGGCTCGCCTTCCAGCTCCTCTTCGAGATCGACGCCGGCGCCACGCCCCCCGACGCCCTCGAGCAGCGCCTCGCCCGCGTGGAAGGACTCGGCCCGGTGCTCCACGAGCGGGTGCTCGCGATGGTCCGCGGCTCCTACGACGCGCGCGCCGCGGCCGACGCCGAGTTCGTCCAACTCGCCCCCGACTGGCCCACGCACCGCCAGCCCGCCGTCGACCGTGCGATCCTCCGCCTCGCGCACCACGAACTCACGCTGGGCCAGACACCCGGCGCGGTCGTCGTGAACGAGGCCGTCGAGCTCGCGCGCCACTACAGCACCGAGAAATCCCCGTCGTTCGTCAACGCGCTCCTCGACCGCGTGCTGAAGCGCCTGTCCGGCCCCGCGGAGGCGCGCTGA
- a CDS encoding DUF2997 domain-containing protein, which produces MSAPQFDIRIDTSGKLTVKVSGVSGEECMRLSDMLAQIVGREVSREKTSEYYAPGSVRITTPQQVHGRTK; this is translated from the coding sequence ATGTCCGCGCCACAATTCGACATCCGCATCGATACCTCCGGCAAGCTCACCGTCAAGGTCTCCGGCGTCAGCGGCGAGGAGTGCATGCGCCTCTCCGACATGCTCGCCCAGATCGTCGGCCGCGAGGTCTCCCGCGAAAAGACCAGCGAGTACTACGCCCCCGGCAGCGTCCGCATCACCACGCCCCAGCAGGTGCACGGCCGCACGAAATAG
- the ribH gene encoding 6,7-dimethyl-8-ribityllumazine synthase, with amino-acid sequence MAKRVPQVPEVVVVVSRYNAAVTDRLLDGARAAFDARADDRWALRVVEAPGAFEIPVLCLAAASLEHTEGVLALGCIIKGETIHDRVLADAVTGALLDIMLRTGVPVSLGVLTVNTAAQARARAGGRLGNKGAESMEALLDTMRTLRALASGEAAPASPARPDKSRRRR; translated from the coding sequence ATGGCGAAACGCGTGCCGCAAGTTCCGGAGGTCGTGGTCGTGGTCAGCCGCTACAACGCGGCGGTGACCGATCGCCTGCTCGACGGCGCACGGGCCGCCTTCGACGCCCGCGCTGATGATCGCTGGGCGCTGCGCGTCGTCGAGGCGCCGGGCGCCTTTGAGATCCCCGTGCTCTGCCTCGCCGCCGCCTCGCTCGAGCACACCGAGGGCGTGCTGGCCCTGGGCTGCATCATCAAGGGCGAGACGATCCACGACCGCGTGCTGGCCGACGCCGTCACCGGCGCGCTGCTGGACATCATGCTCCGCACGGGCGTGCCCGTCTCGCTGGGCGTGCTCACCGTCAACACCGCCGCGCAGGCCCGCGCCCGCGCGGGCGGACGCCTGGGCAACAAGGGCGCCGAATCCATGGAGGCGCTCCTCGACACCATGCGCACGCTGCGCGCGCTGGCCAGCGGCGAGGCGGCGCCCGCCTCGCCCGCGCGCCCCGACAAGTCGCGGAGGCGCCGGTGA
- a CDS encoding AAA family ATPase → MTATPGNGLAAPKSSPASSAPSPAPDSRPARPEPRITAAPPAPATPSTASAAGDSIELLVRARYPVLYIVSWEEARVEQHLQAIAARRNKQLHVWSITEGIREASATPGQAAGKKRSVTDPIEALDVVIQHKEPAIYLFNDLNAFLRPEIACNRPIIRKVREVARALADSYKTLVICSPLLELAPELQKDVCVVDFSLPTPADIDALLDRIIKDVSQHASITVDLSPKGREALVRAAGGLTLQEAENVFAKTLVNDGTLNGEDVSTVFAEKQQIIRKSGLLEYYEASDALDDVGGLDQLKDWLKRRAMAFTDQAQKFGLPAPKGVLLVGVQGCGKSLCAKAVSREWNMPLLRFDMGRMFASLVGSSEQNIRRAIAVAESIAPAIMWIDEIDKAFAGSSGSAGADGGTTARVMSTFLTWLSEKSKPVFVLATANDISHLPPELLRKGRLDEIFFVDLPTHEERRRVFEIHIAKRKRNAAAIDTDRLAAAAAGFSGAEIEQAVISALYDAFYLGRDLTTDDILRNITQTVPLSRTMSERIESLRAWADGRARAASTPAEVEPARAGGRKLEIG, encoded by the coding sequence ATGACCGCAACTCCCGGCAACGGCCTGGCCGCCCCCAAGAGCAGCCCCGCGTCGAGCGCGCCGAGCCCGGCGCCCGACTCCCGCCCGGCGCGCCCCGAGCCCCGCATCACCGCCGCCCCGCCCGCGCCCGCCACCCCGTCGACCGCCTCCGCCGCGGGCGATTCCATCGAACTGCTCGTCCGCGCGCGCTACCCCGTGCTCTACATCGTGAGCTGGGAAGAAGCCCGCGTCGAGCAGCACCTGCAGGCCATCGCCGCCCGGCGCAACAAGCAACTGCACGTCTGGTCGATCACCGAGGGCATCCGCGAGGCCAGCGCCACGCCGGGCCAGGCGGCCGGCAAGAAGCGCTCCGTCACCGACCCGATCGAAGCCCTCGACGTCGTCATCCAGCACAAGGAACCCGCGATCTACCTGTTCAACGACCTCAACGCCTTCTTGAGGCCCGAGATCGCCTGCAACCGCCCCATCATCCGCAAGGTCCGCGAGGTCGCCCGCGCCCTCGCCGACAGCTACAAGACGCTCGTCATCTGCTCGCCCCTCCTCGAACTGGCCCCCGAGTTGCAAAAGGACGTCTGCGTGGTCGACTTCTCGCTCCCCACGCCCGCCGACATCGACGCCCTCCTGGACCGCATCATCAAGGATGTCTCCCAGCACGCGTCGATCACCGTCGACCTCAGCCCAAAGGGGCGCGAGGCGCTCGTCCGCGCCGCCGGCGGGCTCACGCTGCAAGAGGCCGAGAACGTCTTCGCCAAGACCCTCGTGAACGACGGCACCCTCAACGGCGAGGACGTCTCCACCGTCTTCGCCGAGAAGCAGCAGATCATCCGCAAGAGCGGCCTGCTCGAGTACTACGAGGCCTCCGACGCCCTCGACGACGTCGGAGGACTCGATCAACTCAAGGACTGGCTCAAGCGCCGCGCCATGGCCTTCACCGACCAGGCCCAGAAGTTCGGCCTCCCCGCGCCCAAGGGCGTGCTCCTCGTCGGCGTGCAGGGCTGCGGCAAGAGCCTCTGCGCCAAGGCCGTCAGCCGCGAGTGGAACATGCCCCTCCTCCGCTTCGACATGGGACGCATGTTCGCCAGCCTCGTGGGCAGCTCCGAGCAGAACATCCGGCGCGCCATCGCCGTCGCCGAGAGCATCGCCCCCGCCATCATGTGGATCGACGAGATCGACAAGGCCTTCGCCGGCTCCAGCGGCTCGGCCGGGGCCGACGGCGGCACCACCGCCCGCGTCATGAGCACCTTCCTCACCTGGCTCAGCGAGAAGAGCAAGCCCGTCTTCGTGCTCGCCACCGCCAACGACATCTCGCACCTCCCGCCCGAACTCCTCCGCAAGGGCCGCCTCGACGAGATCTTCTTCGTCGACCTGCCCACGCACGAAGAGCGCCGGCGCGTCTTCGAGATCCACATCGCCAAGCGCAAGCGCAACGCCGCCGCCATCGACACCGACCGCCTCGCCGCCGCCGCCGCGGGCTTCAGCGGCGCCGAGATCGAGCAGGCCGTCATCAGCGCCCTCTACGACGCGTTCTACCTCGGGCGCGACCTCACCACCGACGACATCCTCCGCAACATCACCCAGACCGTCCCGCTCTCGCGCACCATGAGCGAGCGCATCGAATCCCTCCGCGCCTGGGCCGACGGGCGCGCCCGCGCCGCCTCCACCCCCGCCGAAGTCGAGCCGGCCCGCGCGGGCGGGCGCAAGCTCGAGATCGGCTGA
- a CDS encoding DUF1257 domain-containing protein, which yields MSSVCVLTPIVVGAWPSITAAVAGVAASMGFTVVVPENTVPERDTPVKRKVHAEIPDSEVLQDEFGEERIVIRQGDIEIIFERDHDGSLKLCVQGEKVSKAQLERIGQEVAGRVVQQFAYHKLITELKKRNYAVVDEHVDKDQSIQIRVRQGH from the coding sequence ATGAGCAGCGTCTGCGTCCTTACCCCCATCGTCGTCGGCGCCTGGCCCTCGATCACCGCCGCCGTCGCCGGCGTCGCCGCCTCCATGGGCTTCACCGTCGTCGTGCCCGAGAACACCGTGCCCGAGCGCGACACGCCCGTCAAGCGCAAGGTCCACGCCGAGATCCCCGACAGCGAGGTCCTCCAGGACGAGTTCGGCGAGGAGCGCATCGTCATCCGCCAGGGCGACATCGAGATCATCTTCGAGCGCGACCACGACGGCTCGCTCAAGCTCTGCGTCCAGGGCGAGAAGGTCTCCAAGGCCCAGCTCGAACGCATCGGCCAGGAAGTCGCCGGGCGCGTCGTCCAGCAGTTCGCCTACCACAAGCTCATCACCGAGCTCAAGAAGCGCAACTACGCCGTCGTCGACGAGCACGTCGACAAGGACCAGTCCATCCAGATCCGCGTCCGCCAGGGACACTGA
- a CDS encoding radical SAM protein → MRPTTDHLLARARDATDMLRRCELCERRCAVDRIAGEPAPCGLGASSRCFKRHLSYAEEIDLIPSYMVYLAGCNFRCEFCVQAPTCFDPLRGELVHPGTLANECLRQVDAGATTINLLGGEPSIHLHTILELAAAAPRHLPLILNSNFYMTPPVLDLLEGVVDIYLADFKFGNDACASRIATVDRYVEVVTRNLLHAARQRESGARLIVRHLLMPGHLECCFRPVAAWMDAHLPDVPFHVMEGYVPAWRAATSRRSPELARTLDRADRAAARGVMVQLGVSARRGACA, encoded by the coding sequence GTGCGACCGACGACCGATCACCTGCTGGCCCGCGCTCGCGACGCCACCGACATGCTCCGACGCTGCGAACTCTGCGAGCGCCGCTGCGCCGTCGACCGCATCGCCGGCGAGCCCGCTCCGTGCGGCCTGGGCGCCTCCTCCCGCTGCTTCAAGCGCCACCTCAGCTACGCCGAAGAGATCGACCTCATCCCCAGCTACATGGTCTACCTCGCCGGCTGCAACTTCCGCTGCGAGTTCTGCGTGCAGGCTCCCACGTGCTTCGACCCCCTGCGGGGCGAACTCGTGCACCCCGGCACGCTCGCCAACGAGTGCCTCCGCCAGGTCGACGCCGGGGCTACCACCATCAACCTCCTCGGCGGCGAGCCCAGCATCCACCTGCACACCATCCTCGAACTCGCCGCCGCGGCCCCGCGCCACCTGCCCCTCATCCTGAACTCCAACTTCTACATGACGCCCCCGGTCCTCGATCTGCTCGAGGGCGTCGTCGACATCTACCTCGCCGACTTCAAGTTCGGCAACGACGCCTGCGCCTCGCGCATCGCGACCGTGGACCGCTACGTGGAAGTCGTAACTCGCAATCTCCTCCACGCCGCACGCCAGCGCGAGAGCGGCGCCCGCCTCATCGTCCGGCACCTGCTCATGCCCGGGCACCTCGAATGCTGCTTCAGGCCCGTCGCCGCGTGGATGGACGCCCACCTGCCCGACGTTCCGTTCCACGTCATGGAGGGGTACGTCCCCGCGTGGCGGGCCGCGACGAGCCGCCGCAGCCCGGAACTCGCACGCACGCTCGACCGCGCCGACCGCGCCGCGGCCCGCGGCGTGATGGTGCAGCTCGGCGTCTCCGCACGCCGGGGAGCCTGCGCTTGA
- the ftsY gene encoding signal recognition particle-docking protein FtsY yields the protein MGFFKSIVGSLKKGLEKTREALVTGVQGLRNLLTGRRLDEALITELETRLLQADVGPKTTARLVTTIRDDFHAGRIKTGDEVLDYLKRELKALWPAADRSLRFSPDRPTVILVTGVNGVGKTTSIAKLASALKAQGRSVMVGACDTFRAGAVAQLEIWAQRLGVPVIKGLQGGDPAAVAFDACAAAKSRGVDVLILDTAGRLQTQDPLMRQLAKLVGVIGKQVPGAPHEVLLVLDATSGQNALRQAEEFSRAAGVTGIFLSKLDGTAKGGIVIAIRDAVNIPVKYIGTGEMPEDVEPFDPEAFVDAMFAP from the coding sequence GTGGGGTTCTTCAAGTCCATCGTCGGCTCGCTCAAGAAGGGCCTGGAGAAGACACGCGAGGCGCTCGTCACGGGCGTGCAGGGGCTCCGCAATCTTCTCACGGGGCGCCGCCTCGACGAAGCGCTCATCACCGAACTCGAAACCCGCCTCTTGCAGGCCGATGTCGGCCCCAAGACCACCGCCCGCCTCGTCACCACGATCCGCGACGACTTCCACGCGGGTCGGATCAAGACCGGCGACGAGGTGCTCGACTATCTCAAGCGAGAACTCAAGGCGTTGTGGCCCGCCGCCGACCGCTCGCTGCGATTCTCCCCTGATCGTCCCACCGTCATCCTCGTCACCGGTGTGAACGGCGTGGGCAAGACCACCTCCATCGCCAAGCTCGCCTCGGCCCTCAAGGCCCAGGGGCGCAGCGTCATGGTGGGGGCCTGCGACACCTTCCGCGCCGGCGCCGTTGCCCAGCTCGAGATCTGGGCCCAGCGCCTGGGCGTCCCCGTCATCAAGGGCCTGCAGGGCGGCGATCCCGCCGCCGTCGCCTTCGATGCCTGCGCCGCCGCCAAGTCGCGCGGCGTCGACGTCCTGATCCTCGACACCGCCGGGCGCCTGCAAACCCAGGACCCGCTCATGCGCCAGCTTGCCAAGCTCGTCGGCGTCATCGGCAAGCAGGTCCCCGGCGCGCCCCACGAGGTCCTGCTCGTCCTCGACGCCACCAGCGGGCAGAACGCGCTGCGCCAGGCCGAGGAGTTCTCCAGGGCCGCCGGCGTTACCGGGATCTTCCTGAGCAAGCTCGACGGCACCGCGAAGGGCGGCATCGTCATCGCCATTCGCGACGCGGTGAACATTCCGGTAAAGTACATCGGCACGGGTGAAATGCCGGAGGATGTCGAGCCGTTCGACCCGGAGGCATTCGTGGACGCGATGTTCGCGCCGTAG